In Sneathia sanguinegens, one genomic interval encodes:
- the rpoC gene encoding DNA-directed RNA polymerase subunit beta', with protein MSIKDFDSIQIKLASPEKIREWSYGEVTKAETINYRTLKPEPNGLFCEKIFGPAKDYECSCGKYKRLKHKGIKCEKCGVDVTTSKVRRERMGHIELAAPVAHIWYSKGTPNKMSLLLGISTKDLEAVLYHSKYIVINGDKEYPTGSVIQSREYELIKTQNREGFEAKMGAEGVLELLKAIDLDKAEEKLEEELEEANSVQKKKKLVKRLKVIRDFKNSGNRPEWMILTVLPVMPADLRPMVQLDGGRFATSDLNDLYRRVINRNARLYKLLEINAPETMIKNEKRMLQEAVDCLIDNGRRGKAILSQNNRELKSLSSMLKGKQGRFRQNLLGKRVDYSGRSVIVVGPSLKISQCGIPKKMALELYKPFLMRELVKRELAINIKIAKKMVEEEDENVWELIEEIIKNHPILLNRAPTLHRLSIQAFEPVLIEGKAMRLHPLVCAAFNADFDGDQMAVHLVLSPESQMEAKLLMLSTNNLLSPSSGKPIAVPSQDMVMGCYYMTTTRKGEKGEGLVFSSKNQLITAYQAGKVGTHAVVKARIDGELIETTPGRLMFSTMLPKEVRDYNQTYGKKQIAQLITILYKKFGPEKTAELLDKIKEFGYHYGTLAGVTVSVEDLEIPATKKGLLEEADKQVQEVEEEYRQGKIINDERYRKIVEIWSEVTEKVTNDMMNNLDEFNPVYMMANSGARGSIAQMRQLAGMRGLMSDTQGRIMEKPIRVNFREGLSVLDFFMSSHGARKGASDRALRTADSGYLTRRLVDISHEVIIKKDDCGCKGVGILVSNLVDSGEVIEPLAERIYGRRLAKDLVYNGEVIAEYNTIITDELNKKIKDLGITEVMVRSPLTCTLENKGVCRKCYGIDLSNHKEILKGEAVGVIAAQSIGEPGTQLTMRTFHTGGVAQAAAVQSSYKAFESGKIKYVDLELIKDETGKEIVASQTAKAIIGKHKYEIPSGSVVKFKNGDKVKKGDLIVEFDPFQTPIITTKSGRIEYRDIYIKENVDIKYNVVERLAIKPIENNEVNPRAIIYDEENKKIAEYSIPYGAYLMYGEKEKVNSGDIIAKILKTAEGTKDITGGLPRVQELFEARNPKGKALLADVSGRVIFKEDPKNKKGARSISIIDPETGNEIKQYVIQGGERLVVTNEMLIEKGAKITDGPISPHDMLRVKGEVAAQQFILESVQGVYRSQGVTVNDKHIEIIVKQMFQKVRILESGSTLFLEDELVDKKIIENINKKKIEEGKKPAKYEPIIQGITKAAVNTESFISASSFQETTKVLANAAIEGKVDRLEGLKENVIIGKKIPGGTGFKDYADLKVTELEEIDENEIL; from the coding sequence ATGAGTATTAAAGATTTTGATAGCATACAAATAAAATTAGCTTCTCCAGAAAAAATAAGGGAATGGTCTTATGGAGAAGTTACTAAAGCTGAAACTATAAATTATAGAACATTAAAACCTGAACCAAATGGGTTATTCTGTGAAAAAATATTTGGTCCAGCTAAAGATTATGAATGTTCATGTGGAAAGTATAAAAGATTAAAACATAAAGGAATAAAGTGTGAAAAATGTGGTGTAGATGTTACAACTTCTAAGGTAAGAAGAGAAAGAATGGGGCATATAGAGTTAGCAGCACCAGTAGCACATATTTGGTATTCAAAAGGAACACCTAATAAAATGAGTCTATTACTTGGAATTTCTACTAAAGATTTAGAAGCTGTGCTTTATCATTCAAAATATATAGTAATTAATGGGGATAAAGAATATCCTACAGGAAGTGTAATACAAAGTAGAGAATACGAATTAATAAAAACACAAAATCGTGAAGGTTTTGAAGCAAAAATGGGAGCTGAAGGTGTTCTTGAACTACTTAAGGCAATAGATCTTGATAAAGCTGAAGAAAAATTAGAAGAAGAATTAGAAGAAGCAAATTCTGTACAAAAAAAGAAAAAACTTGTTAAGAGATTAAAAGTAATAAGAGATTTCAAGAATTCAGGAAATAGACCTGAATGGATGATTTTAACAGTTTTACCAGTTATGCCAGCTGATTTAAGACCAATGGTTCAATTAGATGGTGGTCGTTTTGCAACTTCAGATTTGAATGATTTATATAGAAGAGTAATAAATAGAAATGCAAGATTGTATAAATTATTAGAAATTAATGCACCAGAAACTATGATAAAGAATGAAAAAAGAATGCTTCAAGAAGCTGTTGACTGTTTAATTGACAATGGTAGAAGAGGTAAAGCAATATTATCACAAAATAATAGAGAATTAAAATCTTTATCATCTATGTTAAAGGGTAAACAAGGAAGATTTAGACAAAATCTATTAGGTAAGCGGGTTGACTATTCAGGAAGATCTGTTATAGTAGTTGGACCAAGTCTTAAGATAAGTCAATGTGGTATACCTAAAAAAATGGCATTAGAATTATATAAACCATTTTTAATGAGAGAATTGGTAAAAAGAGAATTAGCTATTAATATAAAGATAGCTAAAAAGATGGTTGAAGAAGAAGATGAAAATGTTTGGGAATTAATAGAAGAAATTATAAAGAATCACCCAATATTACTTAATAGAGCACCGACTTTGCATAGACTATCTATTCAAGCTTTTGAACCAGTATTAATAGAAGGTAAGGCAATGAGATTGCATCCTTTAGTTTGTGCAGCCTTCAATGCTGACTTTGATGGTGACCAAATGGCAGTCCACTTGGTATTATCACCTGAATCACAAATGGAAGCAAAATTATTGATGTTATCAACAAATAATTTATTATCACCTTCAAGTGGAAAACCTATAGCTGTTCCATCACAAGATATGGTTATGGGATGTTACTATATGACAACAACAAGAAAAGGTGAAAAGGGAGAAGGTTTAGTATTCTCAAGTAAGAACCAATTAATAACAGCATATCAAGCTGGAAAAGTTGGTACACATGCTGTTGTAAAAGCAAGAATCGATGGCGAATTAATAGAAACTACACCAGGTAGATTGATGTTTTCAACAATGTTACCTAAGGAAGTAAGAGACTATAATCAAACTTATGGTAAAAAGCAAATAGCTCAATTAATAACTATTCTATATAAAAAGTTTGGTCCAGAAAAGACTGCTGAATTATTAGATAAAATAAAAGAATTTGGATACCACTATGGTACTTTAGCTGGTGTTACAGTCAGTGTTGAGGACCTTGAAATTCCAGCTACTAAAAAAGGTTTACTTGAAGAAGCAGATAAGCAAGTTCAAGAAGTAGAAGAAGAATATAGACAAGGAAAAATCATTAATGATGAAAGATATAGAAAGATAGTTGAAATTTGGTCAGAAGTTACTGAAAAAGTTACTAATGATATGATGAATAATCTTGATGAATTTAATCCAGTATATATGATGGCAAACTCAGGAGCCAGAGGTAGTATAGCACAAATGCGTCAACTTGCAGGTATGAGAGGATTAATGTCAGATACACAAGGAAGAATTATGGAAAAACCTATAAGAGTAAACTTTAGGGAAGGACTTAGTGTATTAGACTTCTTTATGTCTTCACATGGTGCGAGAAAAGGAGCTTCAGATAGAGCGTTAAGAACTGCTGACTCAGGATATTTAACAAGAAGATTGGTTGATATATCACATGAAGTTATTATTAAAAAAGATGACTGTGGTTGCAAGGGTGTCGGAATTTTAGTATCTAATCTAGTTGATTCAGGTGAAGTAATAGAACCTTTAGCAGAAAGAATATATGGAAGAAGATTAGCAAAAGACTTAGTATATAATGGAGAAGTAATAGCAGAATATAATACTATAATTACAGATGAACTTAATAAAAAGATAAAAGATTTAGGTATAACTGAAGTTATGGTAAGAAGTCCATTAACATGTACTTTGGAAAATAAGGGAGTATGTAGAAAATGTTATGGTATAGATTTATCTAATCATAAAGAAATTCTAAAAGGGGAAGCAGTAGGAGTTATAGCAGCTCAATCAATTGGTGAGCCAGGTACTCAACTTACAATGCGTACTTTCCATACAGGAGGTGTTGCTCAAGCAGCAGCTGTTCAATCAAGTTATAAGGCATTTGAATCTGGAAAAATAAAATATGTTGACTTAGAATTAATTAAGGATGAAACAGGAAAAGAAATTGTTGCATCTCAAACAGCTAAGGCAATAATAGGAAAACATAAATATGAAATTCCTAGTGGTTCAGTAGTTAAATTTAAAAATGGTGACAAGGTTAAAAAAGGTGATTTGATTGTAGAATTTGATCCTTTCCAAACACCTATAATTACTACAAAATCTGGTAGAATAGAATATAGAGATATTTATATAAAAGAAAATGTAGATATAAAATATAATGTTGTAGAAAGATTAGCAATTAAACCTATAGAAAATAATGAAGTAAATCCTCGTGCAATAATTTATGATGAAGAAAATAAAAAAATTGCAGAATATAGTATTCCTTATGGAGCATATTTAATGTATGGTGAAAAGGAAAAAGTTAATTCTGGGGATATAATAGCTAAAATTTTAAAAACAGCAGAAGGAACAAAGGATATTACAGGTGGTCTACCAAGAGTACAAGAATTATTTGAAGCTAGAAATCCTAAAGGTAAAGCCCTATTAGCAGATGTAAGTGGAAGAGTAATTTTCAAGGAAGATCCTAAGAATAAAAAAGGAGCTCGTAGTATTTCAATAATTGATCCAGAAACTGGAAATGAAATAAAACAATATGTAATTCAAGGTGGAGAAAGATTAGTTGTAACAAATGAAATGCTAATTGAAAAAGGTGCTAAAATTACAGATGGACCTATATCACCACATGATATGTTAAGAGTTAAGGGAGAAGTTGCAGCACAACAATTTATACTTGAATCTGTACAAGGTGTATATAGAAGTCAAGGAGTTACTGTTAATGATAAACATATAGAAATTATCGTTAAACAAATGTTCCAAAAAGTTAGAATACTTGAATCAGGATCTACTTTATTCTTAGAAGATGAATTAGTTGATAAAAAGATAATAGAAAATATAAATAAAAAGAAAATAGAAGAAGGTAAAAAACCAGCTAAATATGAACCTATCATACAAGGTATAACTAAGGCTGCGGTTAATACTGAAAGCTTTATTTCAGCTTCTTCATTCCAAGAAACAACTAAAGTTCTAGCAAATGCTGCAATAGAAGGAAAAGTTGATAGATTGGAAGGATTAAAGGAAAATGTAATAATTGGTAAGAAGATACCAGGAGGTACAGGTTTCAAAGATTATGCAGATTTAAAAGTTACAGAATTAGAAGAAATTGATGAAAATGAAATTCTTTAG
- the gmk gene encoding guanylate kinase, whose product MKSKLFVVSGPSGSGKSTITKEVCKRLGVVLSISATSRKARVGEVDGKDYYFLSNEEFEKKIKNDEFFEYAKVHGNYYGTLVSTVEKNLAEGKSVLLEIDVQGGLIVKKKKKDAVLIFCKTENEEILEKRLRSRNTDAEDVIQLRLNNAKKEMKYIDKYDYVIVNKDLEISIENLMSIILEEEKDEKKS is encoded by the coding sequence ATGAAAAGTAAATTATTTGTTGTTTCAGGGCCTTCGGGCTCTGGAAAATCAACTATTACTAAGGAAGTATGCAAAAGATTAGGTGTTGTTTTATCTATTTCTGCTACCTCAAGAAAGGCAAGAGTAGGAGAGGTAGATGGAAAAGACTACTATTTCTTATCTAATGAGGAATTCGAGAAAAAAATTAAAAATGATGAATTTTTTGAGTATGCTAAAGTACATGGAAACTATTATGGAACTTTAGTTAGTACAGTTGAGAAAAATTTAGCAGAAGGTAAAAGTGTACTTCTTGAAATTGATGTTCAAGGTGGACTTATAGTCAAAAAAAAGAAAAAAGATGCAGTATTAATTTTTTGTAAAACAGAAAATGAAGAAATCTTAGAAAAAAGACTTAGAAGCAGAAATACAGATGCTGAAGATGTTATACAATTGAGATTGAATAATGCAAAAAAAGAAATGAAATATATAGATAAATATGACTATGTAATAGTCAATAAAGACTTAGAAATTTCTATTGAAAATTTAATGAGTATTATACTAGAGGAAGAAAAAGATGAAAAAAAATCATAA
- a CDS encoding DNA-directed RNA polymerase subunit omega produces the protein MKKNHKITVNELFAKFPNKYELAIACGKLARKKLQEGVSKSKVMDIVFEEIMEDKVKIEEN, from the coding sequence ATGAAAAAAAATCATAAAATAACAGTTAATGAATTATTTGCTAAATTTCCTAATAAATATGAATTAGCAATAGCTTGTGGGAAATTAGCTAGAAAGAAACTACAAGAAGGTGTTTCAAAATCAAAAGTTATGGATATAGTCTTTGAAGAAATTATGGAAGATAAGGTTAAAATCGAAGAAAATTAA
- the dnaG gene encoding DNA primase has protein sequence MLKDEDKQLLLSKIDIVELISQYVDLKKSGSGYKGLSPFKDEKTPSFMVSPTKKIFKDFSSDIGGDAIRFYMLINKISYLEAIEQLAKKYNVNINLARSNANYYDKYYNLTKKICEYYATNLLNSPIAQNYLKNRGYSLEDIKKFKLGYAKNTWDDIYKAFSKEDINILLELGLVAKGENGYYDIFRDRIMIPIFNKKGDIVGFGGRDISAKPEVAKYINSKESKIFKKSNELYGIFDGGNIIEKYNSCMLVEGYFDVLALHKADIRNSIASLGTALTANQVKYIKKLTENILIAYDNDSAGLAAKIRAILLLNNYGFNVKVMDYSNMGKDPDEILKNYGKDAFIEEIKKSEDAFDFLYKYYLAEGDIEKLGVKRKLIKEMNSYFASIKNPIYYEEFIKKFAKKLNISIEALKSNLVKSAKMPVEERKVTTKSKKQINNRQRQLEEMTIFLLYKDFKKGIKEKLSLFEKISFSNIYFSQMFEKLYQNDFKVENLSNEESRILFDLTLKYDDIKIDYVILYREWILQYIKNSREMIVNYFEGYDNMNDEDYASYMSFVSRVKHIEKSVDLPKIKKVYDDYLEYEKGKMHAL, from the coding sequence ATGTTGAAAGATGAAGATAAACAACTATTGTTATCTAAGATAGACATAGTTGAATTAATATCACAATATGTTGATTTAAAAAAATCTGGTTCAGGATACAAGGGGTTGTCACCTTTTAAGGATGAAAAGACCCCGTCTTTTATGGTAAGCCCAACAAAGAAAATTTTCAAAGATTTTAGTTCAGATATAGGTGGAGATGCAATTCGTTTCTATATGTTAATTAATAAAATTAGTTACTTAGAAGCAATAGAACAACTAGCGAAAAAATATAATGTGAATATAAATCTTGCTAGAAGTAATGCTAATTACTATGATAAATACTATAACTTAACTAAAAAAATTTGTGAATATTATGCTACTAATCTTTTAAATTCTCCTATAGCACAGAATTATTTAAAAAATAGAGGCTATAGCTTAGAAGATATAAAGAAGTTTAAATTAGGCTATGCTAAAAATACTTGGGATGATATTTATAAGGCATTTTCTAAAGAAGATATAAATATTTTATTAGAATTAGGACTTGTAGCTAAAGGTGAAAATGGCTATTATGATATTTTTAGAGATAGAATTATGATACCTATATTTAATAAAAAAGGTGATATAGTAGGTTTTGGTGGTAGAGATATTTCAGCAAAGCCAGAAGTAGCAAAATATATTAATTCTAAAGAATCTAAAATATTTAAAAAAAGTAATGAATTATATGGGATCTTTGATGGCGGAAATATAATAGAAAAATATAATTCATGTATGCTAGTTGAAGGATATTTTGATGTTCTAGCCTTACATAAGGCGGATATAAGAAATTCAATAGCTAGTTTGGGAACAGCACTAACAGCAAATCAAGTGAAATATATAAAAAAATTAACCGAAAATATTCTTATAGCTTATGATAATGATAGTGCAGGTTTGGCTGCAAAAATTAGAGCGATACTTTTATTGAATAATTATGGCTTTAATGTAAAAGTTATGGATTATTCAAATATGGGCAAAGACCCAGATGAAATTTTAAAGAATTATGGAAAAGATGCTTTTATTGAAGAAATAAAAAAATCTGAAGATGCTTTTGACTTTCTATATAAATATTATTTGGCAGAAGGAGATATAGAAAAGTTAGGTGTAAAAAGAAAGTTAATAAAAGAAATGAATTCATATTTTGCTTCAATTAAAAATCCGATTTACTATGAAGAATTTATAAAAAAATTTGCTAAAAAGTTAAATATTTCTATTGAAGCATTAAAATCTAATTTAGTTAAATCAGCAAAAATGCCAGTTGAAGAAAGAAAAGTTACAACTAAAAGTAAAAAACAAATAAATAATAGACAAAGACAATTAGAAGAAATGACCATATTTTTACTCTATAAAGATTTCAAAAAGGGCATAAAAGAGAAATTATCTTTGTTTGAAAAAATTTCTTTTTCAAATATATATTTCTCACAAATGTTTGAGAAGTTATATCAAAATGATTTTAAAGTTGAAAATCTAAGTAATGAAGAGTCGAGAATATTATTTGATTTAACCTTGAAGTATGATGATATTAAAATAGACTATGTAATTCTCTATAGAGAATGGATTTTACAATATATTAAAAATTCAAGAGAAATGATAGTAAACTATTTTGAAGGCTATGATAATATGAATGATGAAGACTACGCTAGCTACATGTCTTTTGTGAGCCGTGTGAAACATATTGAAAAGAGCGTGGATTTACCAAAAATAAAGAAAGTATATGACGATTATTTGGAATATGAAAAGGGGAAAATGCATGCTTTATGA
- the rpoD gene encoding RNA polymerase sigma factor RpoD, translating into MLYDKKNNSLKEDISKILKDAREKKEISRSKIDSILKNRISTEKIDQIANKLKKEGIIVIEDVDSDVPYDKLDDAEVQKMLNDDIMKLAEYMDVDEPIKMYLREIGQIPLLSHEEEIALAQRVVKGDAAAKQKLIESNLRLVVSIAKKHTNRGLKLLDLIQEGNMGLMKAVEKFEYEKGFKFSTYATWWIRQAITRAIADQGRTIRIPVHMIETINKIKKASRIILQETGKDPTPEELAKKLNIPIDKVKSILEMNQDPISLETPVGSEEDSELGDFVEDDKFLNPYDATARVLLREKLEGILKDALNEREEQVLRHRFGLDDGAPKTLEEVGKIFNVTRERIRQIEVKAINKLKSKKYTSNLENYRK; encoded by the coding sequence ATGCTTTATGATAAAAAAAATAATAGTTTAAAAGAAGATATATCTAAAATATTAAAAGATGCACGAGAAAAAAAAGAAATAAGTAGATCTAAGATTGATAGTATTTTAAAGAATAGAATATCAACTGAAAAAATAGATCAAATAGCAAATAAATTAAAAAAAGAAGGTATTATAGTAATTGAAGATGTAGATTCAGATGTTCCATATGATAAATTAGATGATGCAGAAGTTCAAAAAATGTTAAATGATGACATTATGAAACTTGCAGAATACATGGATGTGGATGAACCTATAAAAATGTATCTTCGTGAAATAGGGCAAATTCCCTTGCTTTCTCATGAAGAAGAAATTGCTTTAGCCCAAAGAGTAGTTAAGGGTGATGCTGCTGCTAAACAAAAATTAATAGAGTCAAATTTAAGATTAGTTGTAAGTATTGCTAAAAAACATACGAATAGAGGGCTTAAATTGTTAGATCTTATTCAAGAAGGCAATATGGGTCTTATGAAAGCGGTTGAAAAATTTGAATATGAAAAGGGATTTAAATTTTCAACTTATGCCACTTGGTGGATAAGACAAGCTATAACAAGGGCAATAGCAGATCAAGGAAGAACAATTAGAATACCAGTACATATGATAGAAACAATAAATAAGATAAAAAAAGCAAGTAGAATTATACTACAAGAAACAGGAAAAGATCCTACTCCAGAAGAACTTGCTAAGAAATTGAATATACCAATAGATAAGGTAAAAAGTATTTTGGAAATGAACCAAGATCCAATATCTTTAGAAACCCCAGTAGGTAGTGAGGAAGATAGTGAATTAGGAGACTTTGTTGAAGATGACAAATTCTTAAATCCATATGATGCTACTGCTAGAGTTTTACTTCGTGAAAAATTAGAAGGAATTTTAAAAGATGCTCTTAATGAAAGGGAAGAACAAGTCTTAAGACATAGATTTGGTCTTGATGATGGAGCACCAAAAACATTAGAAGAAGTAGGAAAAATTTTCAATGTTACAAGGGAAAGAATTAGACAAATTGAAGTTAAGGCTATTAATAAATTAAAAAGCAAAAAATATACAAGCAATTTGGAAAATTATAGAAAATAG